In Caballeronia insecticola, the following are encoded in one genomic region:
- a CDS encoding CbtB domain-containing protein, with product MNQAVLHPVESFEPIPLRELLPWMIFGGLLMLLALYFVGAEQGATSIVPGMAVHEFVHDGRHLLGFPCH from the coding sequence ATGAATCAAGCCGTTCTCCATCCTGTCGAATCTTTCGAGCCGATTCCGTTGCGCGAACTGCTGCCGTGGATGATCTTTGGCGGATTGCTGATGCTTCTCGCCCTGTATTTCGTCGGCGCGGAACAGGGCGCAACGTCGATCGTGCCGGGCATGGCCGTCCACGAATTCGTGCATGACGGACGCCACTTGCTGGGCTTTCCGTGCCACTGA
- the nthB gene encoding nitrile hydratase subunit beta, whose amino-acid sequence MKLQHHLGGIENLGPVSTEKRVFVEPWEKRIFGIHTVMMAESAHLSDALHRYPMDTLPTAFKSDWTWASLRTGAEDMQPFEYFKYRYYEKWLGGIAQFFVDQGYISAQELADKTAHYGAQPDAPLPVRPNAELAEQIDAYLQNGDSGYHALDGAAQFSAGDAVRITDPDAVDHTRLPGYLRNKTGVVDLVYPGAFSYFVSTGVDGIGAPMPVYRIAFDAASIWGAGKSEANTTIYADLYEAYVLHAA is encoded by the coding sequence GTGAAGCTACAACATCATCTCGGCGGCATTGAGAACCTGGGGCCGGTCAGCACCGAAAAGCGCGTGTTCGTCGAGCCTTGGGAGAAGCGCATCTTCGGCATTCATACCGTCATGATGGCGGAGAGCGCGCATCTGTCGGACGCGCTGCATCGCTATCCGATGGATACGTTGCCGACCGCATTCAAGAGCGACTGGACGTGGGCGTCGCTGCGTACGGGCGCGGAAGACATGCAGCCGTTCGAGTACTTCAAATATCGCTACTACGAGAAATGGCTCGGCGGCATCGCGCAGTTCTTCGTCGATCAAGGCTATATCTCGGCGCAGGAACTCGCCGATAAAACCGCTCACTACGGCGCGCAACCGGATGCGCCGTTGCCCGTACGTCCCAATGCCGAACTGGCCGAGCAGATCGATGCGTATTTGCAAAACGGCGATTCCGGCTATCACGCGCTCGATGGCGCAGCGCAATTCAGCGCAGGCGATGCCGTGCGTATCACCGATCCGGACGCCGTGGATCACACGCGTCTGCCCGGCTATTTGCGCAACAAGACCGGCGTGGTCGATCTGGTCTATCCCGGCGCGTTCTCGTATTTCGTCTCGACGGGCGTGGACGGCATCGGCGCGCCGATGCCCGTCTATCGCATCGCCTTCGATGCCGCATCCATCTGGGGCGCCGGCAAGAGCGAAGCCAACACGACCATTTACGCCGACTTGTACGAAGCCTACGTGTTGCACGCCGCCTGA
- a CDS encoding LysR substrate-binding domain-containing protein, with product MTLQQLRDFTAIVAHGGVRAAARELGVSQAGLTKSVARLEEATQAELFLRTSRGITLTAVGETLLQHALAILRECDRAESSLIQLRGDLAGKVELGVSPVASLHLLPAVTAEFLRRYPLGQLSVVQGMSHSLVPMIRSGHLDVAVSSLPDAFDTTGLNTIPLFPTEPVVVGRKSHPLANSRSVNDLLDCHWMESGMTDRFGAPGSSVGAMFSEAGFGKPRIAVVCDSLSDTILLVTKSDLLSVLPAAIFTQNFLQSGLVVLPIERPLKTFPTAVIHRATPPLSPLAVSLVGMLVSYAKIRTKVGSLPANKS from the coding sequence ATGACCCTGCAGCAACTTCGAGATTTCACGGCGATCGTGGCCCACGGTGGAGTGCGGGCTGCGGCTCGCGAACTGGGCGTCTCCCAGGCCGGACTCACGAAGAGCGTTGCTCGACTTGAGGAAGCAACGCAAGCCGAACTTTTTCTGCGCACATCTCGCGGAATCACCCTCACTGCCGTCGGCGAGACACTGTTGCAACATGCATTGGCCATCCTTCGCGAGTGCGATCGGGCCGAGTCGAGCTTGATCCAGTTGAGGGGCGATCTGGCAGGCAAAGTCGAGCTTGGGGTCTCGCCGGTCGCGTCACTGCATCTGCTGCCGGCGGTCACTGCGGAGTTTTTGCGCCGGTATCCTCTGGGCCAACTCAGCGTAGTCCAGGGGATGTCGCATTCGCTGGTACCGATGATCCGCTCGGGTCATCTGGACGTCGCGGTATCGTCGCTGCCCGATGCGTTCGATACGACCGGCCTCAACACGATACCGCTCTTTCCTACCGAACCTGTGGTCGTCGGACGCAAGAGCCATCCGCTTGCCAACAGCCGTTCGGTGAATGACTTGCTCGATTGCCATTGGATGGAGAGCGGAATGACGGATCGATTCGGCGCGCCCGGCAGCAGCGTCGGCGCGATGTTCTCGGAGGCAGGATTCGGTAAGCCGAGGATCGCCGTCGTTTGCGACTCTTTGTCAGACACCATATTGCTCGTAACGAAGAGCGATCTTCTGTCGGTACTGCCCGCGGCGATCTTTACTCAGAACTTCCTGCAGTCCGGGCTGGTTGTCCTGCCGATCGAGAGACCGCTCAAAACTTTCCCCACCGCGGTCATTCATCGGGCAACGCCGCCTCTCTCGCCTCTCGCCGTGAGCCTGGTCGGGATGCTGGTTTCCTACGCGAAAATCAGGACCAAGGTGGGAAGCCTGCCGGCGAACAAGTCCTGA
- a CDS encoding glutamine amidotransferase, whose amino-acid sequence MTNKPIVLIQAGTAPDKIRKEVGDYPSWFCSALDLDLENLEIVRVFEGEVLPSPDPARAAIITGSFAMVTDRLLWSETTAQWIRDAMTVEMPLFGVCYGHQLMAHALGGRVGYHPAGQEIGCQEIRLLDSAAADPLLTGMPARFAAHLTHLQSVIDVPPGARVLAASDHDPHQIIRYGRQAISAQFHPEFDREICAAIVRLHADSVREEGGDPDALLAQITSTAEAKALLTRFVEQALGRPATRAGDTLTLP is encoded by the coding sequence ATGACTAACAAACCCATTGTTTTGATACAGGCGGGCACGGCGCCCGACAAGATTCGCAAGGAGGTCGGTGACTACCCCTCGTGGTTTTGCAGTGCGCTCGATCTTGACTTGGAAAACCTCGAAATCGTTCGCGTCTTCGAAGGCGAGGTCTTGCCTTCTCCCGATCCCGCACGCGCCGCCATCATTACCGGATCGTTCGCCATGGTGACGGACCGGCTTCTCTGGAGCGAGACGACAGCGCAGTGGATTCGGGACGCGATGACGGTCGAGATGCCGTTGTTCGGCGTGTGCTACGGCCACCAGCTCATGGCTCACGCTTTGGGCGGACGCGTGGGCTATCACCCCGCCGGTCAGGAGATCGGATGTCAGGAAATCCGCTTGCTCGACTCTGCCGCGGCCGATCCGCTCTTGACGGGTATGCCGGCGCGATTCGCGGCGCATCTGACGCACTTGCAGAGCGTCATTGACGTACCGCCCGGCGCCAGAGTGCTGGCCGCATCCGATCACGATCCGCACCAGATCATCCGCTACGGCCGCCAGGCGATTTCCGCGCAATTCCATCCGGAGTTCGATCGGGAGATCTGCGCGGCAATCGTCAGATTGCACGCTGACAGCGTCCGCGAGGAAGGTGGAGATCCCGACGCGTTGCTGGCACAGATCACGTCGACGGCAGAGGCGAAGGCGCTTCTGACCCGGTTTGTCGAACAGGCCCTCGGTCGCCCGGCGACACGCGCCGGAGACACGCTCACCCTCCCCTGA
- a CDS encoding CobW family GTP-binding protein: MRPARIPATVVTGFLGAGKTTLVNHLIESTRPMQIGIIVNEFGEVGIDGQLIVADERAVIEINNGCVCCTVRTDLVASVRDMLMRFGDRLERLVIETSGLADPAPVLQTFLADPVVRERVELESVVAVVDAMHVHAQLHDDIAREQIVFADRILINKTDLVSADALAALVGEMTGLNPTARIDFAQRSAIDVQTLFGMHTFSVDNLLAIEPGLLEEDGHEHEHDDSIASCAIVVPGAIDATRFNRWVNQLVQTQGEQLLRMKGVLNMHDEPRRLHFHSVHMLLDTKFGRAWMRDETRENRFVMIGRNIDATHMRDGLLSCMN; the protein is encoded by the coding sequence ATGCGACCCGCCAGAATTCCCGCCACCGTCGTCACCGGTTTCCTCGGAGCAGGCAAGACCACGCTTGTCAATCATCTGATCGAATCGACGCGGCCGATGCAGATCGGCATCATCGTCAACGAGTTCGGCGAAGTCGGCATCGATGGCCAGTTGATCGTCGCCGACGAGCGCGCCGTGATCGAGATCAACAACGGCTGCGTTTGCTGCACGGTCCGAACGGACCTCGTTGCCAGCGTGCGCGACATGTTGATGCGCTTCGGCGATCGACTGGAGCGCCTCGTCATCGAGACGTCCGGCCTGGCCGATCCCGCGCCCGTCCTGCAGACCTTTCTTGCCGATCCCGTCGTACGCGAACGCGTGGAGCTCGAATCGGTCGTCGCCGTTGTCGATGCAATGCATGTGCACGCTCAACTTCATGACGACATTGCGCGCGAGCAGATCGTCTTCGCCGACCGCATTCTCATCAACAAGACAGATCTCGTCTCGGCCGATGCGCTCGCTGCGCTCGTCGGCGAGATGACGGGCCTCAATCCGACTGCGCGCATCGACTTCGCACAGCGTTCGGCCATCGACGTGCAGACGCTGTTCGGCATGCACACCTTCTCGGTCGACAACCTGCTCGCAATCGAGCCGGGCCTGCTCGAGGAAGACGGCCACGAACACGAGCACGATGACAGCATCGCGTCATGCGCGATCGTCGTGCCGGGCGCAATCGACGCGACGCGCTTCAATCGATGGGTCAATCAGCTCGTGCAGACGCAGGGGGAGCAGCTTCTGCGCATGAAGGGCGTGCTCAACATGCACGACGAACCGCGACGTCTGCATTTTCATAGCGTGCATATGCTGCTCGACACGAAGTTCGGCCGCGCATGGATGCGCGATGAAACGCGCGAAAATCGTTTCGTGATGATCGGCAGGAATATCGACGCTACGCACATGCGCGATGGTCTCCTGAGTTGCATGAACTGA
- a CDS encoding nitrile hydratase accessory protein, with translation MFTRFEEYAAASMLGAPDSPPRLDGKLFFTNRWERDVFGLALSLSKAGCFEWEDFRQSLIASIAKWEAIDCANQPRWDYYERFLEALLNVVETSGVLSRAEMETIVTARRR, from the coding sequence ATGTTCACGCGTTTCGAGGAATATGCGGCCGCGTCGATGCTCGGTGCGCCGGACTCGCCGCCGCGTCTGGACGGCAAGTTGTTCTTCACCAATCGATGGGAGCGCGACGTGTTCGGCCTGGCGCTATCGCTGTCGAAAGCGGGCTGCTTCGAATGGGAAGACTTTCGCCAGAGTCTGATCGCGTCGATCGCGAAATGGGAGGCGATCGATTGTGCGAATCAACCGCGCTGGGACTACTACGAACGCTTTCTCGAAGCGCTGCTGAATGTGGTCGAAACGAGCGGCGTGCTGTCGCGCGCTGAAATGGAAACAATCGTGACGGCGCGCAGGCGCTGA
- a CDS encoding APC family permease — MASNEEAKLKKVLGLTDVLALTVGLTIGPGVLVLMGPGIGLTGKGVTLAFLIAGIANCINVIPMAQLCSAMPTTGAGYRYSSLLLGPRWGFLFELGVLMSKVTIALFALSFAQYAQGVFPDLPVRWTAFAILTFFFMINVAGLRSAAALQRWLVVIKLSGLAVFVFWGISAVDIASFAHKSALLPNGTNGLLQAVGLVAYSSFGAVTVAELGGEMKRPARDLPIVLIFGTLGVTILYVIIALVAASVLPVSDVANKPLTYVAQSIMSHGFYLYFTIAGAIVSIGATLNGVFQWITKGLIVACEDGWLPKRFGTVSTRFGTPHFCLIFFYGLGIAVIASGITVVDIARLGFGALLTVNMIPIAACAFLPRKYPTEYANAPFHLKPVLLYPCIAAALACMAGQVYSLLSGLPRHLLIVEGMLFSAAVIYVVIAGRRRDYTQRHLQPKSS; from the coding sequence TTGGCAAGCAATGAGGAAGCAAAATTAAAGAAGGTACTCGGACTCACCGATGTGCTCGCGCTCACCGTCGGCCTGACTATCGGACCGGGTGTTCTGGTGCTCATGGGACCGGGTATCGGTCTGACCGGAAAGGGCGTGACGCTCGCGTTTCTGATCGCCGGCATTGCGAACTGCATCAACGTCATTCCAATGGCTCAGTTGTGCTCGGCCATGCCGACCACCGGTGCGGGATATCGGTACTCGTCGCTACTGCTCGGACCGAGATGGGGCTTCCTCTTCGAGCTTGGTGTTCTCATGTCGAAGGTGACCATCGCGTTGTTCGCCCTTTCCTTCGCGCAGTATGCTCAGGGCGTGTTCCCCGATTTGCCGGTTCGATGGACCGCCTTTGCCATTCTGACGTTCTTCTTCATGATCAACGTTGCCGGGCTAAGATCCGCCGCCGCACTGCAACGATGGCTAGTCGTGATCAAACTTTCCGGCTTGGCCGTCTTTGTCTTCTGGGGCATATCAGCGGTGGACATAGCGAGCTTTGCGCACAAGAGCGCATTGCTGCCCAACGGCACGAACGGCTTGTTGCAGGCGGTCGGGCTGGTTGCCTATTCGAGCTTTGGCGCCGTCACCGTCGCGGAACTCGGCGGCGAGATGAAGCGGCCCGCGCGCGACCTGCCTATCGTACTCATTTTCGGCACACTGGGCGTGACCATCCTCTACGTGATCATTGCGTTGGTAGCCGCCAGCGTTTTGCCCGTCTCCGACGTTGCCAACAAGCCGCTCACGTACGTCGCACAAAGCATCATGTCGCACGGGTTTTATTTGTACTTCACCATCGCGGGCGCAATCGTTTCGATAGGCGCGACACTCAACGGTGTCTTCCAATGGATTACGAAGGGGCTGATCGTGGCCTGCGAGGATGGCTGGCTGCCCAAACGTTTCGGAACAGTCAGTACGCGTTTCGGGACCCCGCATTTCTGCCTGATTTTCTTTTATGGGCTCGGCATTGCCGTCATCGCAAGCGGTATCACGGTCGTCGACATCGCTCGTCTCGGCTTCGGCGCTTTGCTGACCGTCAATATGATTCCCATCGCAGCATGCGCGTTCCTACCGAGAAAGTACCCGACCGAGTATGCGAATGCGCCTTTCCACCTCAAGCCCGTGCTCTTGTATCCGTGCATTGCAGCGGCATTAGCCTGCATGGCGGGACAGGTCTATTCGCTCCTGTCGGGCCTGCCGCGCCACTTGCTCATCGTGGAGGGCATGCTGTTTTCGGCTGCCGTCATCTATGTTGTCATCGCAGGCCGTCGACGCGATTACACGCAACGTCACTTGCAACCCAAGTCGTCTTGA
- the nthA gene encoding nitrile hydratase subunit alpha, whose product MTNLFEFPDDREASSAAKVRALEALLIEKGVIATDSVDVVLKHFETMAGPFNGAKIVARAWIDPEFGKRLVADTPGAIAELSLPLGMTGAEGEHMAAVANDANVHNLIICTLCSCYPWPVLGLPPYWYKDPVFRARGVREPRAVLQEFGVHVPTDKEVKVWDSSAQIRWFVVPERPANTEHLSEEELAALVTPESMMGVALIEAPTA is encoded by the coding sequence ATGACAAATCTCTTCGAATTTCCCGACGACCGCGAGGCATCGAGCGCCGCAAAAGTGCGCGCCCTTGAAGCCTTGCTGATCGAAAAAGGCGTGATCGCCACCGACTCCGTCGATGTCGTGCTCAAACACTTCGAGACGATGGCCGGCCCGTTCAATGGCGCGAAGATCGTCGCCCGCGCGTGGATCGATCCCGAATTCGGGAAGCGTCTCGTCGCGGATACGCCGGGAGCCATCGCCGAACTCTCGTTGCCGCTCGGCATGACGGGTGCGGAAGGCGAGCATATGGCCGCTGTCGCCAACGATGCGAACGTGCACAACCTGATCATCTGCACGCTGTGCTCGTGCTATCCGTGGCCTGTGCTCGGCCTGCCGCCGTATTGGTACAAGGACCCGGTGTTCCGCGCGCGCGGTGTGCGCGAACCGCGTGCCGTGTTGCAGGAATTCGGCGTACACGTGCCTACCGACAAGGAAGTGAAAGTGTGGGACAGCAGCGCGCAGATCCGCTGGTTCGTGGTGCCCGAGCGGCCCGCGAACACGGAACATTTGAGCGAGGAGGAACTGGCCGCGCTCGTTACGCCCGAGTCGATGATGGGCGTCGCGCTCATCGAAGCGCCCACGGCCTGA
- a CDS encoding amidase, which yields MIAVPKHRSDARKNNLLQQGLSGAFVSDGFKSLPYVPTVKSRLLGGLRLAVKDVFQVQGLRTGAGNPEWHKEQAKSGYTAFAVDALLGAGAEWIGKTVTDELAFSLAGTNLHYGTPINPACPDRLPGGSSSGSAVAVAAGHADIGLATDCGGSARLPGSYCGVWGMRPSQGLVGGVSGFALAPSFDTVGWFARTGEVMEHVLDVLSPDKPGVESCEWLGSSDASDVCDPRVRHAYNDLIRTLKDEAPVNWLPRGALPLKDWAVAHRTMQGAEIWSQHGEWVKCRGQALAPFIRERFAAISRLNFADVREADRLRHRARSEMASMLGEKGVLIVPTTPDIAPLLGSTAEALVDIRERSHQLLAPAGLAGLPQVTLPWTTVNNAPVGLSVIGGRGFDRQVLRAAIRLEEIIRGRQGESDARRLND from the coding sequence ATGATTGCTGTGCCGAAGCATCGTAGTGATGCAAGAAAGAATAATCTCCTGCAGCAAGGGCTTTCAGGCGCCTTTGTTAGCGACGGGTTCAAGTCGTTGCCGTATGTTCCGACAGTGAAATCGCGTTTGCTCGGTGGCTTGCGACTCGCCGTAAAAGACGTATTTCAAGTTCAGGGCCTACGAACGGGAGCCGGCAATCCCGAGTGGCACAAAGAACAGGCCAAATCCGGCTATACGGCATTTGCCGTCGATGCGTTGCTCGGCGCAGGGGCCGAGTGGATAGGGAAAACCGTTACGGATGAACTCGCTTTTAGTCTGGCGGGAACTAACCTCCACTATGGCACGCCGATCAACCCTGCGTGTCCCGATCGACTACCCGGTGGGTCTTCCTCGGGATCGGCGGTTGCAGTTGCGGCAGGACATGCCGACATCGGTCTGGCAACGGATTGCGGCGGTTCGGCGCGATTGCCCGGAAGCTACTGCGGAGTCTGGGGCATGCGCCCGTCGCAAGGGCTGGTCGGCGGGGTTTCCGGATTCGCACTGGCACCGAGCTTCGACACCGTGGGATGGTTTGCACGCACGGGCGAAGTAATGGAGCATGTTCTCGATGTTTTGTCTCCCGATAAACCGGGAGTGGAAAGTTGCGAGTGGCTCGGATCGTCTGACGCGAGCGATGTATGTGATCCGCGAGTCCGGCACGCATACAACGATCTGATTCGAACTCTGAAAGATGAGGCTCCGGTGAACTGGTTGCCTCGCGGCGCCTTGCCCCTGAAGGACTGGGCTGTTGCTCATCGAACAATGCAGGGCGCAGAAATCTGGTCCCAACACGGTGAGTGGGTCAAGTGTAGGGGACAGGCTTTGGCGCCTTTCATACGAGAAAGGTTTGCCGCGATTTCCAGACTGAATTTTGCCGATGTTCGAGAGGCCGATCGGCTTCGACATCGCGCCCGATCCGAAATGGCGTCAATGCTTGGCGAAAAGGGCGTCTTGATCGTGCCCACCACACCCGATATTGCGCCATTGCTCGGTTCGACCGCGGAGGCACTCGTCGACATCCGCGAACGCTCGCATCAGTTGCTGGCTCCTGCCGGGCTGGCAGGTTTGCCGCAAGTGACTTTGCCGTGGACGACGGTGAACAATGCGCCGGTAGGCTTGTCGGTTATCGGTGGCCGGGGGTTCGACCGGCAGGTGTTGCGCGCTGCAATAAGGCTGGAAGAAATCATCCGTGGTCGACAGGGTGAGTCCGACGCGCGAAGGTTGAATGATTAG
- a CDS encoding MFS transporter: MPAHHMSATEMAERHTLRKISWRIIPFLLICYMMAIIDRGNVGMASLQMNADLGLTAQAFGFGSSLFFISNFACEVPSSLALKRFGARKWIARIMLTWGAVTLLTAWITSANMFYLARFLLGAAEAGFFPGVLLYLTYWIPRQYRGWTGAIFMAGIPVSNVIGSPISAALLQMDGTLGLRGWHWLFILEGVTTISLGLACLVWLVDKPKEAKWLLPAENAWLEEKFAFETKAVKQVAPETHWKTMLNRHILCLALVDASSTGASVTLAVWQPQLLKSLGLTVSQTGILNAIPYALGVVAMIFWGRRSDRRKERFWHTVIPIGLIAAGSVAICFSHSLYTIMIGLSCVMVGAYSEKPTFWALASSVLSNRVAAVGLATINAVSILVGGGLMVSVYGWIKQATGSYALSMLPFAGLAAVSIVALMFVHRGTTPDSAYVSSQAAEA; encoded by the coding sequence ATGCCTGCTCACCACATGTCCGCCACCGAGATGGCAGAGCGTCATACGCTAAGAAAAATATCATGGCGCATTATCCCGTTCTTGCTCATTTGCTACATGATGGCGATTATCGACAGAGGGAATGTCGGAATGGCATCGTTGCAGATGAATGCCGATCTCGGACTTACGGCTCAGGCGTTTGGCTTTGGAAGTAGTCTGTTTTTTATTTCCAACTTCGCTTGCGAAGTTCCGAGCAGTTTAGCGCTCAAGCGCTTTGGCGCACGCAAGTGGATTGCGCGAATCATGCTTACCTGGGGGGCTGTCACGCTGCTTACGGCCTGGATTACCTCAGCAAATATGTTCTATCTGGCGAGGTTTCTTCTAGGGGCCGCTGAAGCCGGCTTTTTCCCCGGCGTGCTGCTCTACCTCACCTATTGGATTCCGCGGCAGTATCGCGGATGGACCGGCGCCATCTTTATGGCCGGTATCCCGGTTTCCAACGTCATTGGCTCTCCGATATCTGCAGCACTGCTGCAAATGGACGGGACGCTTGGACTTCGCGGCTGGCATTGGCTCTTCATTCTCGAAGGTGTCACGACAATATCGCTCGGCTTGGCGTGCCTTGTCTGGCTCGTCGACAAACCCAAGGAAGCGAAGTGGCTCTTGCCGGCTGAGAACGCCTGGCTGGAAGAAAAATTTGCTTTCGAGACCAAGGCTGTCAAGCAGGTTGCTCCGGAAACGCATTGGAAAACCATGCTGAACAGGCACATACTATGCCTCGCTCTCGTCGATGCCAGCTCGACCGGCGCCAGCGTTACTCTGGCGGTATGGCAGCCGCAGTTGCTCAAATCGCTGGGCTTGACGGTGAGTCAGACCGGGATTTTGAACGCGATACCTTACGCTCTCGGCGTGGTGGCGATGATCTTCTGGGGACGCCGATCGGACCGCCGAAAGGAGCGCTTCTGGCACACGGTTATTCCTATTGGACTCATTGCAGCAGGAAGTGTCGCGATCTGTTTCTCCCATTCGCTATACACAATCATGATTGGACTTTCCTGTGTCATGGTTGGCGCATATTCAGAAAAACCTACGTTTTGGGCACTTGCCTCGTCGGTGCTCTCGAATCGAGTGGCCGCTGTCGGATTGGCAACGATAAATGCGGTGTCGATCCTGGTCGGCGGAGGTCTCATGGTTTCTGTCTACGGATGGATCAAGCAGGCGACGGGGAGTTACGCTTTGTCGATGCTCCCTTTCGCCGGTTTGGCCGCGGTGAGTATCGTCGCTCTAATGTTTGTCCACCGAGGTACGACGCCAGACAGCGCCTATGTTTCCTCTCAAGCGGCTGAGGCGTGA
- a CDS encoding CbtA family protein produces MVGKLLMRGMLVGVVAGLLAFCFARMAGEPQIERAIAFEAHEAHEHAHAGNAPEPEIVNRETQAGAGLLTGVLAYGAAFGGLFALAFAYAWGRAGSTGARPLAGWLALAAFIALVALPTLKYPANPPSVGVPETIGARTALYFLCIGISVAITLMSITLRNAASRTLGDTNATLAGLLAFAVMAAAMLALLPDIDEVPAEFPATLLWKFRVASIGMQAIIWTVVGAAFGPVAERVALPGAARVRPAIRIDTPVRHS; encoded by the coding sequence ATGGTCGGAAAACTCCTGATGCGCGGCATGCTCGTGGGCGTCGTCGCGGGGCTTTTGGCGTTCTGCTTCGCGCGGATGGCGGGCGAACCGCAGATCGAGCGCGCGATTGCTTTCGAAGCGCACGAAGCACATGAACACGCTCATGCGGGCAATGCGCCCGAACCCGAAATCGTCAACCGGGAAACGCAGGCGGGAGCGGGGTTGCTGACCGGCGTGCTCGCGTACGGCGCGGCGTTCGGCGGCCTGTTTGCGCTTGCCTTCGCCTATGCGTGGGGACGCGCGGGCAGCACGGGCGCGCGGCCTCTTGCGGGCTGGCTGGCCCTCGCCGCATTCATCGCGCTGGTCGCCCTGCCGACGCTCAAGTATCCGGCGAATCCGCCATCGGTCGGCGTGCCGGAGACCATCGGTGCGCGAACGGCGCTTTATTTTCTGTGCATCGGCATTTCTGTCGCGATTACACTGATGTCGATAACACTGCGCAACGCCGCCTCGCGCACGTTGGGCGACACCAATGCCACGCTTGCAGGCTTGCTGGCCTTCGCCGTCATGGCGGCTGCAATGCTCGCGCTGCTGCCGGATATCGACGAAGTGCCGGCCGAGTTCCCCGCCACGCTGCTATGGAAGTTCCGGGTGGCGTCGATCGGCATGCAGGCGATCATCTGGACGGTCGTCGGCGCGGCATTCGGTCCCGTGGCGGAACGCGTCGCGCTCCCGGGCGCAGCGCGCGTGCGCCCGGCGATACGTATCGACACGCCCGTTCGTCATTCATGA
- a CDS encoding cupin domain-containing protein: MKSSENRVESDAVAPGQYKTDHKKRLVETPTFRVTEFQASAGQESPWHFHTQISDLFYVVDGRMEVLLASPSELVELGSGQCYQVAAGRTHKFRVIGSEKVSYLLVQGVGEFDFIPVKVDEK, encoded by the coding sequence ATGAAATCCAGTGAGAATCGCGTTGAATCCGACGCAGTCGCGCCCGGTCAATATAAGACTGATCATAAGAAGCGATTGGTGGAAACGCCGACGTTTCGTGTAACTGAGTTCCAGGCAAGTGCCGGTCAAGAGAGCCCGTGGCATTTTCATACTCAGATTTCGGATCTTTTCTATGTCGTCGACGGACGCATGGAAGTGCTGCTGGCGAGTCCGAGCGAGCTTGTCGAACTTGGTTCTGGACAGTGCTATCAAGTTGCCGCCGGTCGAACGCATAAATTCCGCGTGATTGGAAGTGAGAAGGTGAGTTATCTGCTCGTTCAGGGTGTGGGTGAGTTCGATTTCATCCCGGTAAAAGTGGACGAAAAATAG
- a CDS encoding DUF1097 domain-containing protein translates to MKKPEAYTFSIGVLAVVDTWLTGTIFPVPVWVTFIAWASFFVLGGGRAGLVKSVASNLTGLLIASLTLLCISTTSGSAIAVAVLVGIGSAAMVQASKIRLLDVLPAIVWGFASTVGTMVATGKAITTAGIANPALVAAAALVTGAVFGFVSEVVGEALQYKREHGLG, encoded by the coding sequence ATGAAAAAGCCCGAGGCATACACATTTAGCATCGGCGTACTGGCCGTCGTCGATACATGGTTGACCGGCACGATCTTTCCGGTTCCCGTCTGGGTCACGTTCATCGCCTGGGCGTCGTTCTTCGTGCTCGGAGGCGGACGCGCGGGTCTCGTCAAGAGCGTGGCGTCGAATCTCACGGGCCTCTTGATCGCCTCGCTGACGTTGCTTTGCATCTCGACGACGAGCGGCAGCGCGATTGCGGTCGCAGTGCTCGTGGGCATCGGCAGCGCAGCGATGGTGCAGGCCTCGAAGATCAGGCTGCTCGATGTGTTGCCCGCCATCGTGTGGGGCTTCGCTTCGACGGTCGGCACGATGGTCGCGACCGGCAAGGCCATCACCACGGCGGGGATCGCCAATCCGGCGCTGGTCGCCGCCGCCGCGCTCGTGACAGGCGCTGTGTTCGGCTTCGTATCCGAGGTTGTGGGCGAGGCGTTGCAATACAAACGCGAGCACGGGCTCGGATGA